The following proteins are encoded in a genomic region of Asterias amurensis chromosome 5, ASM3211899v1:
- the LOC139937772 gene encoding uncharacterized protein, with product MARWEQMLLVLALLVVAVTNSAPVEEINKETPASELLTKETETLGVESKDPVQIEDVEEEKTSQETKEGAIAKESPEEVEGSGVSSEEEKEEVVTPNKEIVDYRDIEVDDGSDVINDNNEVSYAAGLFDDNFDDYRLDEQEARELLRELSDPAQVALFIMESDDVTGFLKAVGMLLEQGFISEEYAFFVKEAVSQELEELLMLQDQELFGNPMGLQNPVDPDYVEEILNRPAPYNPQDYMDYPMPYEETYPESVDYEMFQKPYSEETIALSEIANIVADQIENGEMSTDRGERIIDILSQLLPESFWNEGEISEEMMQEMGQDFSNLYPSMPIGDGYQTFEDEEDEPLPGGNRHVKEEVVVDKEGRPVAEVLQTVEEQETGDVLDGEDAEEAEEELEKELEEIEPEEQDDFEQALQDVEAIATAEEEAKDDPDDEMVDAADDNSAWKDLVLLLDEGKVSDELLKELGIFNKDLDLRGKLD from the exons GAGACAGAAACGTTGGGTGTTGAGAGCAAAGATCCTGTTCAAATCGAAGATGTCGAAGAGGAGAAAACGTCTCAAGAAACAAAAG agggcgctattgcgaAAGAGTCACCAGAGGAAGTAGAAGGATCAGGGGTTTCATCGGAAGAGGAAAAGGAGGAGGTAGTCACGCCCAACAAAGAAATCGTCGACTACAGAGATATAGAGGTTGATGACGgaagtgacgtcatcaatgataataatgaaGTGTCCTACGCAGCAG GTTTATTCGACGATAACTTCGATGATTACCGTCTAGACGAACAAGAAGCCAGGGAACTCCTACGAGAACTTAGTGATCCCGCACAGGTGGCACTATTCATCATGGAGTCCGATGACGTCACGGGTTTCTTGAAGGCAGTTGGCATGCTCCTTGAACAGGGATTT ATCAGTGAGGAATACGCGTTCTTCGTCAAGGAGGCAGTCTCTCAAGAGCTTGAAGAACTATTGATGCTTCAAGACCAAGAACTCTTCGGTAACCCCATGGGTCTTCAGAACCCCGTGGATCCAGATTAT GTTGAGGAGATTTTGAACCGACCTGCCCCGTACAACCCTCAAGACTACATGGACTATCCCATGCCATACGAGGAGACATATCCTGAGTCTGTGGACTATGAGATGTTCCAGAAACCCTACTCCGAAG AGACTATTGCACTGTCCGAGATCGCTAACATTGTTGCCGACCAAATTGAAAATGGTGAGATGTCAACAGACAGAGGCGAAAGAATTATAG ACATCCTTTCACAGCTTCTCCCGGAAAGCTTCTGGAACGAAGGAGAAATCTCAGAAGAAATGATGCAAGAAATGGGACAAGATTTCTCCAACCTCTACCCGTCCATGCCTATTGGAGACGGCTACCAAACCTTTGAAGATGAAGAAGACGAACCACTTCCCGGTGGAAATAGACACGTCAAGGAAGAGGTGGTAGTAGACAAGGAAGGTCGACCCGTTGCTGAGGTGCTCCAGACCGTAGAAGAGCAGGAGACGGGAGACGTCTTGGATGGAGAAGATGCTGAAGAAGCCGAAGAGGAACTTGAGAAAGAGCTGGAGGAGATCGAACCGGAGGAACAAGATGATTTTGAACAAGCACTTCAAG ATGTTGAGGCAATTGCAACGGCTGAGGAGGAGGCTAAAGATGACCCTGATGACGAGATGGTTGATGCCGCTGATGACAATTCTGCATGGAAGGACCTCGTATTGCTTCTTGATGAAG gaAAAGTTTCAGACGAGTTACTGAAAGAGCTTGGAATTTTCAACAAAGATCTGGATTTAAGGGGCAAATTGGACTAA
- the LOC139937182 gene encoding uncharacterized protein isoform X2 has translation MSTQTKKGGEKLLLGPAKKSYGRSYGSTKKSTQDIFIKHIVTPSDTLAGIALKYAVSVEQIKRANKLYTNDSIFLRSTLSIPVGDQPLPAHVLENATSRANGSPIHKVAVDAVLCESSEEEELGGEEEEKKEEEGVVTEDTRDMPMDFFNRIDRQMRERKNNIEKIETNSSVSQIEAISPNVQSSSAKKSPSRVSSTQGSMVNNSYQTGTVTVNSEATQRRGDVLNENTRGGVSKAEEARQPEVELR, from the exons ATGTCTACCCAGACGAAAAAAGGTGGTGAGAAACTGCTTCTGGGTCCTGCCAAGAAGTCGTACGGGCGATCGTACGGAAGTacaaaaaaatcgactcaggaTATTTTCATCAAACACATAGTGACACCAAGTGACACACTGGCCGGTATTGCATTGAAATACGCCGTATCG GTTGAGCAAATCAAACGAGCAAATAAACTCTACACCAATGACAGTATCTTCCTTCGTTCAACACTTAGTATTCCAGTCGGTGATCAACCACTTCCAGCTCATGTTCTTGAAAATGCAACATCAAG GGCAAACGGGAGCCCCATCCACAAAGTAGCCGTTGATGCGGTTCTTTGTGAGAGCTCTGAAGAGGAGGAGCTTGGAGGCGAAGAGGAGGAGAAGAAAGAGGAGGAAGGAGTAGTGACTGAAGATACACGAGATATGCCCATGGACTTCTTTAATCGTATCGATAGACAGATGAGAGAAAGGAAGAATAATATCGAGAAAATTGAGACGAATAGCAG TGTTTCACAAATTGAAGCCATCTCACCAAATGTTCAAAGCAGTTCCGCCAAGAAGTCGCCATCGAGGGTGTCGTCCACCCAAGGTTCTATGGTCAACAACAGCTACCAGACAGGGACAGTTACAGTCAACTCAGAAGCCACGCAAAGAAGAGGGGATGTGCTGAATGAGAACACGAGGGGCGGAGTTAGTAAAG
- the LOC139937182 gene encoding uncharacterized protein isoform X1: MSTQTKKGGEKLLLGPAKKSYGRSYGSTKKSTQDIFIKHIVTPSDTLAGIALKYAVSVEQIKRANKLYTNDSIFLRSTLSIPVGDQPLPAHVLENATSRANGSPIHKVAVDAVLCESSEEEELGGEEEEKKEEEGVVTEDTRDMPMDFFNRIDRQMRERKNNIEKIETNSSVSQIEAISPNVQSSSAKKSPSRVSSTQGSMVNNSYQTGTVTVNSEATQRRGDVLNENTRGGVSKGRGRSFFSGKKVLTIDAHNWTELVEF, encoded by the exons ATGTCTACCCAGACGAAAAAAGGTGGTGAGAAACTGCTTCTGGGTCCTGCCAAGAAGTCGTACGGGCGATCGTACGGAAGTacaaaaaaatcgactcaggaTATTTTCATCAAACACATAGTGACACCAAGTGACACACTGGCCGGTATTGCATTGAAATACGCCGTATCG GTTGAGCAAATCAAACGAGCAAATAAACTCTACACCAATGACAGTATCTTCCTTCGTTCAACACTTAGTATTCCAGTCGGTGATCAACCACTTCCAGCTCATGTTCTTGAAAATGCAACATCAAG GGCAAACGGGAGCCCCATCCACAAAGTAGCCGTTGATGCGGTTCTTTGTGAGAGCTCTGAAGAGGAGGAGCTTGGAGGCGAAGAGGAGGAGAAGAAAGAGGAGGAAGGAGTAGTGACTGAAGATACACGAGATATGCCCATGGACTTCTTTAATCGTATCGATAGACAGATGAGAGAAAGGAAGAATAATATCGAGAAAATTGAGACGAATAGCAG TGTTTCACAAATTGAAGCCATCTCACCAAATGTTCAAAGCAGTTCCGCCAAGAAGTCGCCATCGAGGGTGTCGTCCACCCAAGGTTCTATGGTCAACAACAGCTACCAGACAGGGACAGTTACAGTCAACTCAGAAGCCACGCAAAGAAGAGGGGATGTGCTGAATGAGAACACGAGGGGCGGAGTTAGTAAAGGTAGGGGGAGGTCATTTTTTTCTGGGAAGAAAGTTTTAACCATTGATGCACATAACTGGACAGAGCTCGTTGAGTTTTGA
- the LOC139937182 gene encoding uncharacterized protein isoform X3: MSTQTKKGGEKLLLGPAKKSYGRSYGSTKKSTQDIFIKHIVTPSDTLAGIALKYAVSVEQIKRANKLYTNDSIFLRSTLSIPVGDQPLPAHVLENATSRANGSPIHKVAVDAVLCESSEEEELGGEEEEKKEEEGVVTEDTRDMPMDFFNRIDRQMRERKNNIEKIETNSSVSQIEAISPNVQSSSAKKSPSRVSSTQGSMVNNSYQTGTVTVNSEATQRRGDVLNENTRGGVSKEEARQPEVELR, encoded by the exons ATGTCTACCCAGACGAAAAAAGGTGGTGAGAAACTGCTTCTGGGTCCTGCCAAGAAGTCGTACGGGCGATCGTACGGAAGTacaaaaaaatcgactcaggaTATTTTCATCAAACACATAGTGACACCAAGTGACACACTGGCCGGTATTGCATTGAAATACGCCGTATCG GTTGAGCAAATCAAACGAGCAAATAAACTCTACACCAATGACAGTATCTTCCTTCGTTCAACACTTAGTATTCCAGTCGGTGATCAACCACTTCCAGCTCATGTTCTTGAAAATGCAACATCAAG GGCAAACGGGAGCCCCATCCACAAAGTAGCCGTTGATGCGGTTCTTTGTGAGAGCTCTGAAGAGGAGGAGCTTGGAGGCGAAGAGGAGGAGAAGAAAGAGGAGGAAGGAGTAGTGACTGAAGATACACGAGATATGCCCATGGACTTCTTTAATCGTATCGATAGACAGATGAGAGAAAGGAAGAATAATATCGAGAAAATTGAGACGAATAGCAG TGTTTCACAAATTGAAGCCATCTCACCAAATGTTCAAAGCAGTTCCGCCAAGAAGTCGCCATCGAGGGTGTCGTCCACCCAAGGTTCTATGGTCAACAACAGCTACCAGACAGGGACAGTTACAGTCAACTCAGAAGCCACGCAAAGAAGAGGGGATGTGCTGAATGAGAACACGAGGGGCGGAGTTAGTAAAG